In Paenibacillus sp., the genomic stretch AAGGCGAATTGAGGCATATATTCACTTTTATAACCACGACCGGCCTCAGAGAAAGCTAAAAAAACTGACACCTGTAGAGTACAGGTGCCAGTTCTCAGCATAGGGTCTTATTTAACTGTCCACTAAAATGGGTCTTGACCAATACGCTCGGGGCTTCTCGTGGTGGTGGTGCTTTAAGCGGAACAACACTTATTTGTAGATTTATAACTTGGAACAACACTTAATTGTTTGGAACAAAACATTAATCTAAACAGTCACAATGCGGTTTGATCCGATCCCGAAATACCATGTTGAAGGAGATCTACGCACGTAATCGAGCCGAAGGAAAGCCGCATAAAGTAGCCTTAGTCGCATGTGCAAATAAGTTGGTCCTCTTGATCTTAAAAACGCAAATAGCTTTCCGTACTGTTTAATACTCAGCTAAGGGTTGGAATAACCTTCCACAAATGAATGATGGAATGGAGGGTTATCTGGCATGCCTACTTTTCACTAGACCATACGATTTGATTTCGTTATGTCGGTAATTTTGACAAGCTATTAGCTGGTATATTTTAATACCTGTCGACAATTCTCAATTATCACAGACTAACCTTATTTCTCGGCCTAAAAACATATACCGATACGTAATAAAGGGGTATCTTCTCTACGAAGATACCCCTTTATTTGAGCTCCTCTCCCTCCCCAAGTAGGAGCCAATTCAAATTGACTTTATATTCTTGGGACAAAGAAATTAACGTTTCAGCTGAAGGTTTACATAAGTTCTTTTCAATCTCACTTAGTCGACCTTGGGAAATATGTATTGTTGCTGAGAATTGTTGTTGGTTTAAATGATGCATCAATCGAATGTGCTTAACTCGCTCACCGATGCTATCCATATTGCCTCCAGGATGCAGAAAGGCCCCGACACATTACCTTCGAGGCCTTCATGCTGTAAAATGTTTTGTCGAACTTATTTCCCGACTCTAATGACAACTTCCCAACTCTATTGTCAATTTCCCGAGTCTAATGTCAATTTCCCAACTCTAATGTCACTGAACAACAAAATCCGTGTTTGCCTACTGTTCCCTTACTCCACCGTCACGCTCTTCGCCAGGTTGCGCGGCTTGTCGACGTCGTTGCCGCGCGCCACGGAGACGTGGTACGCGAGCAGCTGCAGCGGGATCGCGGACAGCGCCGGCGTCAGAAGCGGCAGCGTGCGCGGGATGTACAGCGTCTCGTCGGCTTCCTTCGCGATCTCGGTGTGGCCTTCGTTCGCGATGCCGAGCACCTTCGCGCCGCGCGCTTTCACTTCGACGATGTTGCTGAGCGTCTTCTCGAACAGCGCCTCCTGCGTCGCCAGCGCGATGACCGGCGTGCCTTCCGTGATCAGTGCCAGCGTGCCGTGCTTCAGTTCGCCCGCCGCGTACGCTTCAGAGTGGATATAAGAAATCTCTTTCAGCTTCAGCGAACCTTCGACGACGGCGGCGTAATCGAGGCCGCGGCCGATGAAGAACAAGTTTTCCGTCTGCTTGAACTGCTGCGCGACCTTCTTCATCAGGTCGGCTTTCCCCAGCAGCGCCTCGACCTGTTCCGGCAGCTTCTGCATGGCGTCCAGCGTCTCTTCGATGAACGAAGCCGGTACCGTTTCGAGCGTTTGCGCAATATAGAGGCCGAGCAGGTAGAACGCGATCAGCATCGTCGTGTACGCCTTCGTGGACGCGACCGCGATTTCCGGACCGGCCATCGTCAAGATGACATGGTCCGCTTCTCGCGCGACCGAGGAGCCGACGACGTTCGTAATCGCTAGCACGCGCGCGCCTTGGCGTTTCGCCTCGCGGAGCGCCGCGAGCGTGTCGGCCGTTTCGCCCGATTGCGAAACGACGATGACGAGCGTGTCGGATGTGATGATCGGGTCGCGGTAGCGATACTCAGACGCGACATCCGTCTCGACCGGGATGCGGGCGAGCTGCTCGATCACGCTCTTGCCGACGAGACCGGCATGCGACGCGGTGCCGCAAGCGACGATCTGAATGCGGCGAATCGAGCGAACGATGTCTTCCGTGAGACCGACGTCAGGCAGGACGACGCGGCTGCCGTCGATGCGCGGGCTCATCGTGTCGCGGTACGCGCGCGGCTGCTCGTTGATTTCCTTGAGCATGAAGTGCTCGTAGCCGCCCTTCTCGGCCGTCTCCAAATCCCACTCGACGCGGTACGCTTCGCGGGAAATTTCCCCGCCCTCAAGGTCCGTCAGCGTCACGCCGTCCTTCGTGAGGATCGCCATTTCGCCGTCGTTCAGAATATACACGTCGCGCGTATGCTCGAGAATGGCCGGAATGTCGGAAGCGATGAAGTTCTCGTTCTGGCCGAGACCGATAATGAGCGGGGAGTGCATCCGGACCGCAACGAGCTTATCCGGCTCCGCCTCCGCCAGCACGCCGAGACCGAACGCGCCGCGCATCCGCTTCACGGCCGCGCGCACGGCAGCCACGATATCCCCCTCGTACAGGTCGGAAATCAAATGCGCGATGACCTCCGTATCCGTATCGGACACGAATTTGTAGCCTTTCGCGATGAGCTCCTCTTTCAGCGGGATATAATTCTCGATGATGCCATTGTGAACGACGGAAATTTGTTGCTTCTCGTCCGTATGCGGGTGCGAGTTGACGTCGGACGGCTTGCCGTGCGTCGCCCAGCGCGTATGGCCGATCCCGGCGGAGCCGACGACCGGCTGCTCGCACAATTGCCCTTCCAATACGGCGAGGCGGCCTTTCGCCTTCCGAACGACGAGACCCCCGTCGCTATACACTGCAATGCCTGCGGAGTCGTACCCGCGGTACTCCAGCTTTTTCAACCCTTCGACCAAAATGCCCTGCGAATCCCGATGACCGATATATCCTACAATTCCACACATAGTGAATACCCCTCCGATTATTTAGGTAGGAGGCAGAAAGAGCGCACAAAGTCAGGGTCATGGCATGGCCAAAACCTTACAGAATTTTCTAGTCCTGTTTTTATGAAAATGTCGTCACTGCCTCTAGAAGCCGCAGAAAACTAACCGACCGCTCTCGGGCAAGTCGCCGTTCGTTACCTGCTCATCATCCGCCATATGGGATTCTTGTCGGAGAAGTCGCCTTCTCGTTTTGCCGTCCCATT encodes the following:
- a CDS encoding IS3 family transposase, whose product is MEAYIHFYNHDRPQRKLKKLTPVEYRCQFSA
- a CDS encoding helix-turn-helix domain-containing protein → MDSIGERVKHIRLMHHLNQQQFSATIHISQGRLSEIEKNLCKPSAETLISLSQEYKVNLNWLLLGEGEELK
- the glmS gene encoding glutamine--fructose-6-phosphate transaminase (isomerizing), giving the protein MCGIVGYIGHRDSQGILVEGLKKLEYRGYDSAGIAVYSDGGLVVRKAKGRLAVLEGQLCEQPVVGSAGIGHTRWATHGKPSDVNSHPHTDEKQQISVVHNGIIENYIPLKEELIAKGYKFVSDTDTEVIAHLISDLYEGDIVAAVRAAVKRMRGAFGLGVLAEAEPDKLVAVRMHSPLIIGLGQNENFIASDIPAILEHTRDVYILNDGEMAILTKDGVTLTDLEGGEISREAYRVEWDLETAEKGGYEHFMLKEINEQPRAYRDTMSPRIDGSRVVLPDVGLTEDIVRSIRRIQIVACGTASHAGLVGKSVIEQLARIPVETDVASEYRYRDPIITSDTLVIVVSQSGETADTLAALREAKRQGARVLAITNVVGSSVAREADHVILTMAGPEIAVASTKAYTTMLIAFYLLGLYIAQTLETVPASFIEETLDAMQKLPEQVEALLGKADLMKKVAQQFKQTENLFFIGRGLDYAAVVEGSLKLKEISYIHSEAYAAGELKHGTLALITEGTPVIALATQEALFEKTLSNIVEVKARGAKVLGIANEGHTEIAKEADETLYIPRTLPLLTPALSAIPLQLLAYHVSVARGNDVDKPRNLAKSVTVE